In the Clostridium beijerinckii genome, one interval contains:
- a CDS encoding LysE family translocator — MFSVINILKAILIGFFTGFVASIPLGPSGLESVSRSISKGFKEGFKVSLGAVSADITYIVIINLGLFTILTRNPKFHSLFWIVSGIVLIISNKISFTAKKPGLNLEKSIYRRSSNGFLTGFLITFLNPTTPSLWIALSGTIFNVWRHHGRIYFIFSISSMIIGSITWFCFLNILVSKGFKKFKPDLANNTTKILDYFLFALGIIFIIWGSYKLFF; from the coding sequence ATGTTTTCAGTAATTAACATATTAAAAGCTATATTAATTGGTTTTTTTACAGGTTTTGTTGCCTCTATACCTTTGGGGCCCTCAGGCCTTGAATCTGTTAGTCGTTCAATATCAAAAGGTTTTAAAGAGGGATTTAAAGTATCACTTGGTGCTGTATCCGCAGATATAACATATATAGTAATTATAAACCTAGGTCTTTTTACAATACTTACCAGAAATCCTAAGTTTCACAGTCTATTTTGGATAGTATCTGGTATTGTTTTAATTATATCTAATAAAATATCATTTACAGCTAAAAAGCCAGGCCTTAACTTAGAAAAATCAATTTATAGACGTTCATCAAATGGTTTTTTAACTGGTTTTTTGATAACGTTTCTCAATCCAACAACTCCATCATTATGGATTGCATTAAGTGGAACCATATTCAATGTTTGGAGACATCATGGAAGGATATATTTTATATTCTCAATCTCATCAATGATAATTGGAAGTATAACTTGGTTTTGCTTTCTTAATATTTTAGTAAGTAAAGGTTTTAAGAAATTCAAACCTGATTTGGCCAATAATACAACTAAGATATTGGACTACTTCCTATTTGCTTTGGGTATAATATTTATTATTTGGGGCTCTTACAAATTATTTTTTTAG
- a CDS encoding aminotransferase class V-fold PLP-dependent enzyme has protein sequence MEVYLDNSSTTFPKPKQVINAMCDYMLNVGGNAGRGNYSNSLQSNRCLYDARELICNFFGYDSPSNVIFTNNVTTSLNILIKGILRHGDHVITSSMEHNSVIRPLFFCKENLQIELDIVAANSEGFINAHDLKKKITNKTRLVVMTQASNVTGSVQDLYNIGKICDENNIFFIVDSSQGAGVLDINMKNIKANAIAFTGHKSLLGPQGIGGFILDSKFNDSCSSLIHGGTGSLSYSLSQPDFLPDKFECGTHNLPGIVGLSESIKYINSVGLNSIYEHNNYLIKHMLEGLLNIKGITVYGDLSGKRLSSCISINLNSLDPSELGYYLECEGIKTRSGLHCSPLAHKTIGSYPSGTVRLSISYFTTKEEVNYALTVLNKIPKNL, from the coding sequence ATGGAAGTTTACTTAGATAATTCATCAACAACTTTTCCTAAACCAAAGCAAGTTATTAATGCCATGTGTGACTATATGCTAAATGTAGGTGGCAATGCAGGCCGTGGAAATTACAGTAATTCTCTTCAAAGTAATAGATGCCTTTATGATGCAAGAGAATTAATTTGCAATTTTTTTGGTTATGATTCCCCTAGTAATGTTATTTTTACAAACAACGTTACTACATCTTTAAACATATTAATCAAAGGTATTTTAAGGCATGGTGATCATGTAATAACATCTTCAATGGAACATAATTCTGTTATTAGACCATTATTCTTTTGTAAGGAGAATCTTCAAATTGAATTAGATATAGTAGCTGCAAATTCTGAAGGTTTTATCAATGCCCATGATTTAAAGAAGAAAATTACTAATAAAACAAGGCTAGTTGTAATGACTCAAGCATCTAACGTCACAGGCTCAGTACAAGACCTATATAACATCGGTAAAATATGTGATGAAAACAATATTTTTTTCATTGTTGATTCTTCTCAGGGTGCCGGTGTTCTAGATATCAATATGAAAAACATAAAAGCTAATGCGATAGCTTTTACAGGACATAAAAGTTTATTGGGTCCGCAAGGAATTGGTGGATTTATATTGGACTCTAAATTTAACGACTCTTGTTCAAGTCTAATACATGGCGGTACTGGAAGTCTTTCTTATTCTTTATCACAACCAGACTTTCTACCTGATAAGTTTGAATGTGGAACTCATAATCTTCCAGGGATAGTTGGATTATCAGAATCTATTAAATACATAAACTCAGTAGGTTTAAATTCAATTTATGAACATAATAACTATTTAATAAAACATATGCTAGAAGGTTTGCTAAACATCAAAGGAATAACTGTTTATGGTGATTTATCTGGCAAAAGGCTAAGTTCATGTATTTCTATAAATCTTAATTCCCTCGATCCTTCTGAATTGGGATATTATTTAGAATGTGAAGGAATAAAGACTAGATCTGGTTTGCATTGTTCTCCATTAGCACACAAGACCATAGGTAGTTATCCATCCGGAACTGTCAGACTAAGCATTAGTTATTTTACAACTAAGGAAGAAGTTAATTATGCGCTTACGGTTCTAAATAAAATTCCAAAAAATCTATAA
- the yyaC gene encoding spore protease YyaC — MCQSFSVNSSSLASCTKIKDYLLAELQPILYEDRPIIFICIGSDRSTGDSLGPLVGHKLKHFSKNNIYIFGTLENPIHAKNIVSKLNEINFNFINPYIIAIDSCLGSINNIGKVFIQKKPLLPGLALNKNLPAVGDMSITGIVNVSGGFDFLVLQNTRLYTVMNLADSISRGIYYFILKSLDRPRTTSTSEIFNFSNF, encoded by the coding sequence ATGTGTCAAAGTTTTTCTGTAAACTCATCTTCACTGGCTTCTTGTACTAAAATCAAAGATTATTTATTGGCTGAATTACAACCAATACTTTATGAAGATAGACCAATTATATTTATTTGTATTGGAAGTGATAGATCTACTGGAGATTCATTAGGCCCATTAGTAGGACATAAATTAAAACATTTTTCTAAGAATAATATATATATATTTGGAACACTCGAAAATCCAATACATGCAAAAAATATAGTAAGTAAATTAAATGAGATAAATTTTAATTTTATAAATCCATATATTATAGCAATCGATTCTTGTTTAGGATCTATAAATAATATAGGTAAAGTTTTCATACAGAAAAAGCCTCTACTTCCTGGTTTGGCTTTAAATAAGAACCTTCCTGCTGTTGGTGATATGAGCATAACTGGTATTGTAAATGTATCCGGAGGATTTGATTTTTTAGTTTTACAAAATACTAGATTATATACTGTTATGAATCTCGCAGATTCAATTTCTAGAGGTATCTATTATTTTATTTTAAAGAGCTTAGATAGGCCTAGAACTACTAGCACTTCTGAAATATTCAATTTTAGTAACTTTTAA